In Halovivax gelatinilyticus, the following are encoded in one genomic region:
- a CDS encoding IMP cyclohydrolase, which yields MYIGRFVIVGPETAAYRVSSRSFPNRRIVDRSDEGTTLTVGPTDDAPETDNPYVAYNCLRTVETPRGEAAVIGNGSQVDPIAEKLGLGYPARDALATALLALDFEKDDYDTPRIAGVLDADGSATIATVRRDALLIDAVEEPTLVATYERDSPEPFDFDAGDAADAAAAAYDADFEHPVCAAGVTRAGDGFEWAIENGDE from the coding sequence ATGTACATCGGACGCTTCGTCATCGTCGGCCCCGAGACGGCCGCCTACCGCGTCTCCTCGCGATCGTTCCCGAACCGCCGAATCGTCGACCGTTCCGACGAGGGGACCACGCTGACCGTCGGGCCGACCGACGACGCCCCCGAGACGGACAACCCCTACGTGGCGTACAACTGCCTTCGGACGGTCGAGACGCCCCGCGGCGAAGCCGCCGTCATCGGCAACGGTTCGCAGGTCGATCCGATCGCGGAGAAACTCGGACTCGGCTACCCGGCCCGAGACGCCCTCGCGACGGCGCTGCTCGCGCTCGACTTCGAGAAGGACGACTACGATACGCCCCGGATCGCCGGCGTTCTCGACGCGGACGGCTCGGCCACCATCGCCACCGTTCGGCGCGACGCCCTCCTAATCGACGCCGTCGAGGAGCCGACGCTCGTCGCGACCTACGAGCGCGATTCGCCGGAACCGTTCGACTTCGACGCCGGGGACGCCGCGGACGCGGCCGCAGCGGCCTACGACGCCGACTTCGAGCACCCCGTCTGCGCAGCCGGCGTCACCAGAGCGGGCGACGGGTTCGAGTGGGCCATCGAAAACGGCGACGAGTAA
- a CDS encoding metallophosphoesterase family protein, translating into MQIALISDVHANRVALEAVFDDCPPVNAVVCAGDVVGYNPWPGECVDRLREGDVPTVMGNHDRAVVEERGFRGNEMADAGVEYASAELTDEQRAWLASLPERRRLFDGRVRVVHGHPDDPDRYTYPERFSPRLLDEEDVLVLGHTHVQHVERYAEGIVVNPGSVGQPRDGDPRAGYAILDLDALTVDLHRVEYDVRAVQEAIHEAELPERTASRLERGK; encoded by the coding sequence ATGCAGATCGCGCTCATCTCCGACGTCCACGCCAACCGGGTCGCGCTGGAGGCCGTGTTCGACGATTGTCCGCCCGTCAATGCGGTGGTCTGCGCCGGCGATGTCGTCGGGTACAACCCCTGGCCGGGCGAGTGCGTCGATCGACTGCGTGAGGGGGACGTTCCGACCGTGATGGGAAACCACGATCGAGCCGTCGTCGAGGAACGCGGCTTTCGAGGGAACGAGATGGCCGACGCCGGAGTCGAGTACGCCAGCGCGGAACTCACCGACGAACAACGGGCGTGGCTGGCGTCGCTCCCGGAACGACGACGGCTGTTCGACGGCCGGGTTCGCGTCGTCCACGGCCACCCGGACGACCCCGACCGGTACACCTACCCCGAACGCTTCTCGCCGCGACTGTTAGACGAGGAGGACGTGCTCGTCCTCGGTCACACCCACGTCCAGCACGTAGAGCGATACGCCGAGGGAATCGTCGTCAATCCGGGCAGCGTCGGCCAGCCGCGGGACGGCGACCCGCGGGCGGGCTACGCCATCCTCGACCTCGACGCGCTGACCGTCGATCTCCACCGCGTCGAGTACGACGTTCGGGCCGTTCAGGAAGCGATTCACGAGGCCGAGCTTCCAGAGCGGACGGCGAGTCGACTCGAACGGGGGAAGTAA
- a CDS encoding DNA-directed DNA polymerase II small subunit gives MPLEGSVRIVQRLTSRGYNVEREAVTLLENASDPERAVDRLLETVSDDALVISIADVRAILEPDREESSGVDATDEEVSADRRAESTSGSTDPAVSGGKTPTGHDKSTGSPPEMEGFERSGDGSERSVQIDGDMTGESTGTGEYRDFVTVFRDRLDRLGSKLRGRVNHRPASSIESMPGGSDVAMVGLVNDVRSTASGHWLVELEDTTGTFPFLVMKDREFASMVEELLYDEVIAMEGTLADDSGIAFVDSIYVPDVPRTHEPSYADRHVQAALISDVHVGSDEFMEDAWNRFADWLHTEEAQHVEYLCIAGDMVEGVGVYPNQDEELEIVDIYEQYEAFNEHLKAVPGDLDIVMIPGNHDAVRLAEPQPGFDEELREIMSAHDAAIVSNPSTVELEGVSILLYHGVSLDEVIAELPADAASYDEPHKAMYQLLKKRHVAPQFGGHTRLAPEERDYLVIEDVPDIFHTGHVHKLGFGKYHNVLAINSGCWQSQTDFQKSVNIDPDAGYAPIVDLDTLDVTVQKFS, from the coding sequence GTGCCACTAGAGGGGTCCGTCCGGATCGTTCAACGACTGACGAGCCGCGGGTACAACGTCGAACGCGAGGCCGTGACGCTACTCGAAAACGCGTCGGATCCCGAGCGCGCCGTCGATCGGTTGCTGGAGACGGTTTCCGACGATGCGCTCGTCATCTCGATCGCGGACGTCCGGGCCATCCTCGAGCCCGATCGCGAGGAATCGTCGGGTGTCGACGCGACGGACGAGGAGGTCAGCGCCGATCGTCGAGCCGAATCGACCAGCGGCTCCACTGACCCCGCTGTTTCAGGTGGAAAAACGCCGACCGGGCACGACAAATCGACCGGTTCTCCACCCGAAATGGAGGGGTTCGAGCGGTCTGGAGACGGTTCGGAGCGGTCCGTTCAGATCGACGGCGACATGACCGGCGAGTCCACCGGAACGGGCGAGTATCGAGATTTCGTCACCGTTTTTCGCGATCGCCTGGACCGACTGGGTTCGAAACTGCGCGGTAGGGTGAATCACCGACCGGCGTCGTCGATCGAATCGATGCCGGGCGGGAGCGACGTCGCGATGGTCGGTCTCGTCAACGACGTTCGTTCGACGGCGAGCGGTCACTGGCTCGTCGAACTCGAGGACACGACCGGAACGTTTCCGTTTCTCGTGATGAAAGATCGGGAGTTCGCCTCGATGGTCGAGGAGTTGCTCTACGACGAGGTGATCGCGATGGAGGGAACGCTCGCCGACGACTCCGGTATCGCATTCGTCGATTCTATCTACGTGCCGGACGTCCCCAGGACGCACGAACCGTCGTACGCGGATCGCCACGTCCAGGCGGCGCTCATCAGCGACGTCCACGTGGGAAGCGACGAGTTCATGGAAGACGCGTGGAACCGCTTTGCCGACTGGCTCCACACCGAGGAGGCCCAGCACGTCGAGTACCTCTGCATCGCCGGCGACATGGTCGAGGGCGTCGGCGTCTACCCGAACCAGGACGAAGAACTCGAGATCGTCGACATTTACGAGCAGTACGAGGCGTTCAACGAGCACTTAAAGGCCGTCCCGGGCGACCTCGACATCGTCATGATCCCCGGCAATCACGACGCCGTCAGGTTGGCAGAACCCCAGCCAGGCTTCGACGAGGAGTTACGGGAGATTATGTCCGCTCACGACGCAGCAATCGTGAGTAACCCCTCGACAGTCGAACTGGAGGGTGTCTCGATTCTGCTCTATCACGGCGTCTCGCTAGACGAGGTGATCGCCGAGTTGCCGGCCGACGCTGCGAGTTACGACGAACCACACAAGGCGATGTATCAGTTGTTGAAAAAACGCCACGTCGCACCGCAGTTCGGCGGCCACACGCGACTGGCTCCCGAGGAACGAGATTACCTCGTCATCGAGGACGTTCCAGATATTTTTCACACCGGCCACGTCCACAAACTCGGATTCGGAAAGTATCACAACGTGCTGGCGATTAATTCGGGATGCTGGCAGTCACAGACGGACTTCCAGAAGAGCGTCAATATCGATCCCGACGCCGGTTACGCACCGATCGTCGACCTCGACACCCTCGACGTGACGGTCCAGAAGTTCAGTTGA
- a CDS encoding S26 family signal peptidase codes for MTDPGSGSPRDDPDRRSPTESTTDPTVGDRPPTRPPESNTARSDDSPSIESDGILRWFITTDETAVVYTRDLVSSVGLVVLIALILFGISGVWPPLVAVESGSMEPNMHRGDMIFVVADDRFVGDGYVDGTGVVTEEAGAVTDHSTFGNDGDVIIFRPDGSATQTPVIHRASFWVEPGENWVDRGDPSLTNGLTCDEVVTCPAQHAGFITHGDANGGYDQLTANDGADTDVVKPEWIEGKAKYRIPWLGYVRLTVDETFSAGVVEATPGTESPADVGGLTVGLVATLLGAAAIARRS; via the coding sequence ATGACAGACCCCGGTTCCGGGAGCCCTCGTGACGACCCGGACCGTCGCTCCCCGACCGAGTCGACGACCGATCCGACGGTCGGTGACCGGCCGCCGACCCGCCCGCCCGAATCGAACACCGCTCGCTCCGACGATTCTCCGTCCATCGAATCCGACGGAATCCTCCGGTGGTTCATCACGACCGACGAGACGGCTGTCGTCTACACGCGCGATCTGGTTTCGAGCGTCGGACTCGTCGTGCTCATCGCGCTCATCCTCTTTGGCATCAGCGGCGTCTGGCCCCCGCTGGTCGCCGTCGAGAGCGGTAGCATGGAACCCAACATGCACCGCGGTGACATGATTTTCGTCGTCGCCGACGACCGGTTCGTCGGTGACGGCTACGTAGACGGGACCGGCGTCGTTACCGAAGAGGCGGGCGCGGTGACCGATCACTCGACGTTCGGAAACGACGGCGACGTGATCATCTTCCGACCCGACGGTTCCGCGACGCAGACGCCGGTGATCCACCGCGCGTCGTTCTGGGTCGAACCGGGCGAAAACTGGGTCGATCGGGGCGATCCGTCGCTCACTAACGGCCTGACCTGCGACGAAGTCGTGACCTGTCCGGCCCAGCACGCCGGCTTCATCACCCACGGCGACGCGAACGGTGGCTACGATCAACTCACGGCGAACGACGGTGCGGACACCGACGTCGTCAAACCCGAGTGGATCGAGGGGAAAGCGAAGTACCGCATTCCGTGGCTCGGATACGTTCGACTGACCGTCGACGAGACCTTCTCGGCGGGCGTCGTCGAAGCGACTCCCGGCACGGAGTCACCTGCGGACGTCGGCGGGCTCACCGTCGGTCTGGTCGCGACGCTGCTCGGGGCGGCAGCGATCGCTCGTCGTTCGTGA
- a CDS encoding LLM class flavin-dependent oxidoreductase — protein MDLSIVDLSHVPDGASATEAYQQTVELAQRAEELGYERFWVAEHHGMGEFIAGTTPEVLLGHLAAETSTIRLGSGTVLLNYYQPFKVAEAFGVLDALAPGRIDLGLGRATGPPAADRAMGYDTGPKTPDAADTEHRQKIEETLAHVRDEFPADHPYSSLQLPRSAGDRPEPWLLGSSPSSAKLAGELGLRYCFAGFIRPGFAEPAFEAYRDAFEPSATGDGPAEPEGMLALNVVCDETDEAAARLRAPTEAVYRRMARGRIGDGIPSIETAIDELGAVPEPTPDPLPDGEWSRSISGSPETIDSLLTQLADRVGVDDVMIQHSVPDFADAKRSHELLAEGVGLD, from the coding sequence ATGGATCTCTCGATCGTCGACCTGTCGCACGTCCCCGACGGCGCGAGTGCCACGGAGGCGTACCAGCAGACCGTCGAACTGGCCCAGCGTGCAGAAGAGCTGGGATACGAGCGGTTCTGGGTCGCCGAACACCACGGGATGGGCGAGTTTATCGCCGGCACGACGCCCGAGGTGCTGCTTGGCCACCTCGCCGCCGAGACGTCGACGATCCGGCTCGGATCCGGGACCGTCCTGCTCAACTACTACCAGCCGTTCAAAGTGGCCGAGGCGTTCGGCGTCCTCGACGCGCTCGCTCCCGGGCGGATCGACCTCGGGTTGGGGAGGGCGACCGGTCCGCCCGCTGCTGATCGAGCGATGGGATACGACACCGGCCCGAAGACGCCCGACGCGGCCGACACCGAACACCGCCAGAAGATCGAGGAAACGCTCGCACACGTCCGCGACGAGTTCCCGGCCGACCATCCCTACAGCTCCCTGCAGCTTCCCCGATCGGCCGGCGACCGCCCGGAACCGTGGCTGCTCGGTTCGAGTCCGTCCAGCGCGAAACTCGCCGGCGAACTCGGCCTGCGGTACTGCTTCGCCGGCTTCATCCGGCCGGGATTCGCCGAACCCGCGTTCGAAGCCTACCGCGACGCGTTCGAACCCTCGGCTACCGGCGACGGACCGGCCGAACCCGAGGGCATGCTCGCGCTCAACGTCGTCTGCGACGAGACCGACGAGGCAGCCGCTCGGCTCCGAGCCCCGACCGAAGCCGTCTACCGGCGCATGGCCCGCGGACGCATCGGCGACGGCATCCCCTCGATCGAAACGGCCATCGACGAACTCGGCGCCGTTCCCGAACCGACGCCCGATCCGCTCCCCGACGGCGAGTGGTCCCGCTCGATCTCCGGAAGTCCCGAGACGATCGACTCGCTGCTCACCCAGCTCGCAGACCGCGTCGGCGTCGACGACGTGATGATCCAGCACTCCGTTCCCGACTTCGCGGACGCCAAACGATCTCACGAGTTGCTCGCCGAGGGCGTCGGTCTCGACTGA
- a CDS encoding aspartate kinase yields the protein MRVVAKFGGTSLGTGDRIARAADSIATAVADGHEIAVVASAMGSTTDDLLEAITFDASEPDRAEIVSMGERTSVRMLKAALAARDVDATFLEPGDDEWPVVTDEYGEVDAEETRRRASELVSVCDETVPVITGFLAEGPDGTVSTLGRGGSDTTAVMLGNYMDADEVVIVTDVEGVMTGDPHVVEGARNVGEISVDELRNLSFRGAEVVAPSALSYKGENLAVRVVHYQHGDLLTGGTHIEGTFENLVDLRERPLACLTVAGRSIRNEPGVFQSLAGALGEADINIDVVASGLDSVTLYVDAEQAERAENILHRQVIEQPAVASVTVDKPLAVIRLTGGELPTQPGVIHEIVEPFAAARLQIHDLVTSATSVAIVVDWDDRERGLELVQDLF from the coding sequence GTGCGCGTCGTAGCGAAGTTCGGCGGTACGAGCCTCGGCACGGGCGACCGTATCGCACGCGCGGCCGACTCGATCGCGACGGCGGTCGCGGACGGACACGAAATCGCCGTCGTCGCCAGCGCGATGGGCTCTACCACCGACGACCTGCTCGAGGCGATCACGTTCGACGCGAGCGAACCGGACCGCGCCGAGATCGTCAGCATGGGCGAACGCACCTCGGTCCGCATGCTGAAAGCGGCGCTCGCAGCTCGCGACGTCGACGCGACGTTCCTCGAACCAGGGGACGACGAGTGGCCGGTCGTCACCGACGAGTACGGCGAAGTCGACGCGGAGGAGACCAGGCGCCGGGCGAGCGAACTCGTCTCCGTCTGCGACGAGACCGTCCCCGTCATCACCGGCTTTCTCGCCGAGGGCCCCGACGGAACCGTCTCGACGCTCGGCCGCGGCGGCTCCGACACGACGGCCGTCATGCTCGGTAACTACATGGACGCAGACGAAGTCGTGATCGTCACCGACGTCGAGGGCGTGATGACCGGCGACCCACACGTCGTCGAAGGGGCCAGAAACGTCGGAGAGATCTCCGTCGACGAGCTTCGAAACCTCTCGTTTCGCGGCGCGGAAGTGGTCGCGCCGTCGGCTCTCTCCTACAAGGGCGAGAATCTCGCCGTCCGCGTCGTTCACTACCAGCACGGCGACTTGCTCACCGGCGGAACGCACATCGAGGGCACGTTCGAAAACCTCGTCGACTTGCGCGAGCGTCCGCTCGCCTGTCTCACCGTCGCCGGTCGGTCGATCAGAAACGAACCGGGCGTCTTCCAGTCGCTCGCGGGCGCACTCGGCGAGGCCGACATCAACATCGACGTCGTCGCGAGCGGGCTCGACAGCGTCACCCTCTACGTCGACGCCGAACAGGCAGAGCGCGCCGAGAACATCCTCCACCGGCAGGTCATCGAACAGCCCGCCGTCGCGAGCGTGACCGTCGATAAACCGCTCGCCGTTATTCGGCTCACCGGCGGGGAATTGCCGACCCAGCCGGGCGTCATCCACGAGATCGTCGAACCGTTCGCCGCCGCCCGACTCCAGATTCACGATCTCGTCACGTCCGCGACGAGCGTCGCCATCGTCGTCGACTGGGACGACCGTGAACGAGGCCTGGAACTCGTCCAGGACCTGTTCTGA
- a CDS encoding xanthine dehydrogenase family protein molybdopterin-binding subunit produces MNERSAAGKRDGDEGNPLVGTGVSRREDRALLTGAATFTDDRSEPDLAHLAFVRSEHAHARLKGVDASAALELDGVLAVYIWGDIADSESPGVIPIASDRLDAEIPGHPVLARDRVRYHGEPIAAVVATDRYAARDGVEAVEVDADPLDAVVDPLEAANHAAPTLYEAAPENVVNTSELGDRDATDETFEAAPHVVDLSLENNRLIPSALEPRAALADWNAGDERLTVEMTSQSPHGHRRKLAQTLDLPERQIRVIAPAVGGGFGHKGHHHPGEAVAAWASMRLERPVAWTATRSENYLAGAHGRDHRTDASMALDSDGRILGIRVETVANVGGYGLGGAPAMPSWYGRLLASQYDVPAIHCETRAVVTNTAPIHSYRGAGRPEAIYVTERLVDIAARELGIDPVEIRRRNLLSPDDFPHETAVGAEYDSGEYEAAIDRALELAGIDAEGDHQLRGGERDDAGRLRGVGLANYVESTGGGYESGLVRVHPDGTVTVFAGSHSHGQGHETTYAQIVADELEVAYDDVDVVEGDTDAIPAGTGTFGSRSTIAAGNAVREGAKDVLEKARRVAAFRLDADLADVAYADGSFTVEREREDERLSADGGAESVSFAEVASAAYGRGLPEPLDPGLEATCFYEPDGTAYTFGTHVAFVAVDPATGDLEIERYVAVDDCGPRVNPTIVEGQIHGGVAQGLGQVCTEETVYDPDGGRLLTDTMFEYGVPRASQLPDVETGATETPSPLNPLGVKGIGEAGTIAAPPAVVNAVCDALAPYGIEHVDMPLTAERLWTAIREATDE; encoded by the coding sequence ATGAACGAGCGCTCGGCCGCCGGTAAACGCGACGGTGACGAGGGGAACCCTCTGGTCGGCACTGGCGTCTCCCGTCGAGAAGACCGCGCGCTGCTGACGGGCGCCGCGACGTTCACGGACGACCGCTCGGAGCCGGACCTGGCCCACCTGGCGTTCGTTCGAAGCGAACACGCCCACGCCCGTCTGAAGGGGGTGGACGCATCCGCCGCCCTGGAACTCGACGGCGTCCTCGCCGTCTACATCTGGGGGGACATCGCCGACTCGGAGTCACCCGGCGTCATCCCGATCGCCTCTGATCGCCTCGACGCCGAGATTCCGGGCCATCCGGTGCTCGCGCGCGACCGCGTTCGCTACCACGGCGAGCCGATCGCGGCGGTCGTCGCGACGGATCGCTACGCCGCCCGGGACGGCGTCGAGGCCGTCGAGGTCGACGCCGACCCGCTAGACGCGGTGGTCGATCCGCTCGAGGCCGCCAACCACGCCGCGCCGACGCTCTACGAAGCGGCCCCAGAGAACGTGGTGAACACCTCCGAACTCGGCGATCGAGACGCAACCGACGAGACGTTCGAAGCGGCCCCACACGTCGTCGACCTCTCGCTCGAGAACAACCGGCTCATCCCCTCCGCGCTGGAACCGCGGGCCGCGCTGGCCGACTGGAACGCCGGCGACGAGCGCCTGACCGTCGAGATGACGAGCCAGTCCCCCCACGGCCACCGACGAAAACTCGCACAGACGCTCGACCTGCCCGAGCGCCAGATCCGGGTGATCGCCCCCGCCGTCGGCGGCGGGTTCGGACACAAGGGACACCACCATCCCGGCGAGGCCGTGGCGGCCTGGGCGTCGATGCGACTCGAACGGCCGGTGGCGTGGACCGCGACCCGATCAGAGAACTACCTCGCCGGCGCGCACGGCCGAGATCACCGGACCGACGCGTCGATGGCGCTCGATTCGGACGGACGGATTCTGGGGATTCGCGTCGAAACGGTCGCCAACGTGGGCGGCTACGGCCTCGGCGGCGCACCCGCCATGCCGAGCTGGTACGGTCGGCTGCTCGCGAGTCAGTACGACGTGCCGGCGATCCACTGTGAGACCCGCGCGGTCGTGACGAACACGGCCCCGATCCACTCCTACCGGGGCGCCGGTCGGCCGGAAGCGATCTACGTCACGGAGCGCCTGGTCGATATCGCCGCTCGCGAACTCGGCATCGATCCGGTCGAGATCCGCCGGCGGAATCTGCTCTCGCCCGACGATTTCCCGCACGAGACGGCCGTCGGCGCCGAGTACGACAGCGGTGAGTACGAGGCCGCAATCGATCGAGCGCTGGAACTGGCCGGCATCGACGCCGAGGGAGACCACCAACTGCGAGGGGGCGAGCGCGACGATGCCGGCCGGTTACGAGGCGTCGGCTTGGCAAATTACGTCGAGTCGACGGGCGGCGGCTACGAAAGCGGCCTCGTCCGGGTCCACCCCGACGGCACCGTCACCGTCTTCGCGGGCTCGCACTCACACGGCCAGGGCCACGAGACCACCTACGCGCAGATCGTCGCCGACGAGCTCGAAGTGGCCTACGACGACGTCGACGTCGTCGAGGGCGACACTGACGCGATCCCGGCCGGAACGGGTACGTTCGGCAGCCGGAGCACGATCGCGGCGGGCAACGCGGTCCGAGAAGGGGCGAAAGACGTTCTGGAGAAGGCCAGACGGGTCGCCGCGTTCCGGCTCGATGCCGACCTGGCCGACGTCGCCTACGCGGATGGCTCGTTCACCGTCGAACGCGAGCGCGAGGACGAACGCCTCTCGGCTGACGGCGGCGCCGAGTCCGTCTCGTTCGCCGAGGTGGCGAGCGCCGCCTACGGCCGCGGCCTCCCGGAACCGCTCGACCCCGGCCTGGAAGCGACGTGCTTCTACGAGCCCGACGGGACGGCCTACACGTTCGGTACCCACGTCGCCTTCGTCGCCGTCGATCCCGCGACAGGGGACCTCGAGATCGAGCGCTACGTCGCCGTCGACGACTGCGGGCCGCGCGTCAATCCGACGATCGTGGAGGGACAGATCCACGGCGGGGTCGCCCAGGGGCTCGGCCAGGTCTGTACGGAAGAGACCGTCTACGATCCGGACGGTGGACGACTCCTGACCGACACGATGTTCGAGTACGGCGTTCCGCGGGCGTCACAGCTGCCAGATGTAGAAACCGGGGCCACGGAGACGCCTAGCCCGCTGAATCCGCTCGGCGTAAAGGGGATCGGCGAGGCGGGGACGATCGCCGCGCCGCCCGCCGTCGTCAACGCAGTCTGCGACGCGCTCGCGCCGTACGGCATCGAGCACGTCGACATGCCGTTGACCGCCGAACGACTGTGGACGGCGATTCGAGAGGCGACGGACGAGTGA
- a CDS encoding Cdc6/Cdc18 family protein, which produces MSDDDPHEPGTAEAGRTTPGFRAELDERELSDGESNQGLFDDLLSGEPIFENKEVLRPSYTPHELPHRTDQINKMATILVAALRGETPSNILIYGKTGTGKTASAKFVSQELEQTSTKYRVPCDVEYINCEVTDTQYRVLAQLANTFIETNKDRIDDRIAELDALREDVEAYEAQSGEPSSSESGERSSNDGRATGQSPAETKGSESGSDPGDNLEPESHDFVEQSPGIDDIAGETEGFDSANAFDAHPLAETEFSRVEEIDDRIDELEADRDGFEDVPMTGWPTDRVYSVFFDAVDYSERVVVIMLDEIDKLVEKSGDDTLYNLSRMNSELENSRVSIIGISNDLKFTDFLDPRVKSSLGEEEIVFPPYDANQLRDILQHRSDVAFKDGVLSPDVIPLCAAFAAQEHGDARRALDLLRTAGELAERSQTETIVEEHVRQAQDKIELDRVVEVVRTLPTQSKLVLFSIILLEQHGVHSINTGEVFNIYKRLCNELETDVLTQRRVTDLISELDMLGIVNAVVVSKGRYGRTKEISLSVPLEETEVVLRSDSRLSDIEDVKPFVQARFDN; this is translated from the coding sequence ATGTCTGACGACGATCCACACGAGCCTGGTACGGCCGAAGCGGGTCGAACGACTCCCGGGTTTCGAGCGGAACTCGACGAGCGAGAGCTGAGCGATGGCGAGTCGAATCAGGGTCTGTTCGACGATCTGCTGAGCGGTGAGCCAATTTTCGAGAACAAAGAGGTTCTCAGGCCTTCGTACACGCCGCACGAACTCCCACACCGTACCGATCAGATCAACAAGATGGCGACGATCCTGGTCGCCGCGCTGCGCGGCGAGACGCCGTCGAATATTCTCATCTACGGAAAGACGGGGACGGGAAAGACCGCGAGCGCGAAGTTCGTCAGCCAGGAGTTAGAACAAACCTCCACGAAGTACCGCGTGCCGTGCGACGTCGAGTACATAAACTGCGAGGTGACCGATACCCAGTACCGCGTGCTCGCTCAGCTGGCGAATACGTTCATCGAGACGAACAAGGACCGCATCGACGACAGGATCGCCGAACTCGACGCGCTCAGAGAAGACGTCGAAGCGTACGAAGCGCAATCGGGCGAACCGTCTTCTAGCGAATCGGGCGAACGGTCGTCGAATGACGGTCGGGCGACGGGGCAGTCTCCAGCTGAAACGAAGGGGTCCGAATCCGGATCCGATCCCGGAGACAACCTCGAACCGGAATCCCACGATTTTGTCGAACAGAGCCCCGGAATCGACGATATTGCAGGTGAAACGGAGGGGTTCGATTCCGCCAACGCATTCGATGCCCATCCGCTGGCCGAGACGGAGTTCTCGCGAGTCGAAGAGATCGACGACAGGATCGACGAACTCGAGGCCGATCGAGACGGTTTCGAGGACGTTCCGATGACCGGGTGGCCAACCGATCGCGTCTACAGCGTGTTCTTCGACGCCGTGGACTACTCGGAGCGCGTGGTCGTCATCATGCTAGACGAGATCGACAAGCTCGTCGAGAAGAGCGGCGACGATACGCTGTACAATCTCTCCCGGATGAACTCCGAGCTCGAAAATTCCCGGGTCTCGATCATCGGTATCAGCAACGACCTAAAGTTCACCGACTTTCTCGATCCGCGCGTAAAGTCCTCACTCGGCGAGGAGGAGATCGTCTTTCCACCCTACGACGCGAACCAGCTAAGAGATATCTTACAGCACCGATCCGACGTCGCGTTCAAAGACGGCGTGCTCTCGCCTGACGTTATCCCGCTCTGTGCCGCCTTCGCCGCCCAGGAACACGGCGACGCGCGGCGGGCGCTCGATCTACTCCGAACTGCCGGTGAACTCGCCGAGCGTTCACAGACGGAGACGATCGTCGAAGAACACGTCCGACAGGCCCAGGATAAGATCGAACTCGATCGCGTGGTCGAAGTCGTGCGCACGCTGCCGACTCAGAGCAAACTCGTCCTGTTTTCGATTATTCTACTCGAGCAACACGGCGTCCACAGCATCAACACCGGCGAGGTGTTCAACATCTACAAGCGACTCTGTAACGAGCTGGAGACTGACGTCCTCACCCAGCGTCGCGTAACCGACCTCATCAGCGAACTCGACATGCTCGGCATCGTCAACGCCGTCGTCGTTTCGAAGGGCCGCTACGGTCGAACGAAAGAGATCAGTCTCTCGGTTCCACTCGAAGAGACGGAAGTCGTGCTTCGATCGGATTCGCGGCTGAGCGACATCGAAGACGTTAAACCGTTCGTACAGGCTCGATTCGACAACTAA
- a CDS encoding DUF2062 domain-containing protein: MVTHRYRDAVARLRRAIRNALKEEHTPKEVAGSFSIGAFITMLPTLGTGLILFVVIAALSERVSKIALFSSVIVFNPVVKWGVYAASFALGVAILGPVDDLSTSEVSMSAGSDIVARLLLGNLILAVAVTPISYVASYRIALRLPDTHVGEMIEEAVDELVDERPAR, from the coding sequence ATGGTCACACACCGGTACCGGGACGCCGTCGCGAGACTCCGCCGGGCGATTCGAAACGCCCTCAAAGAAGAGCACACGCCGAAGGAGGTCGCCGGGAGTTTCTCGATCGGGGCGTTCATCACCATGCTCCCGACGCTCGGAACCGGGCTCATCCTCTTCGTGGTGATCGCTGCCCTCTCAGAGCGGGTGAGCAAGATCGCCCTGTTTTCCTCGGTCATCGTCTTCAATCCGGTCGTCAAGTGGGGCGTGTACGCCGCCAGCTTCGCGCTGGGCGTCGCGATACTCGGTCCGGTCGACGACCTCTCGACCAGCGAAGTGTCGATGTCGGCCGGCTCGGACATCGTGGCGCGATTGCTCCTCGGGAACCTCATCCTCGCCGTCGCCGTGACGCCGATCAGCTACGTCGCCTCCTATCGCATCGCGCTCAGGCTGCCCGATACGCACGTCGGTGAGATGATCGAAGAGGCGGTCGACGAACTCGTCGACGAACGGCCGGCGCGGTGA